The genomic DNA AGGCGCCGGACGCGGCGCCGGCGCTGAGCACCCGCCCCCAGGTCAGGCGGCCCGTGATGCGCTCGACCTGCATCAGGTCGACGCCCACGATGGTCACGTTCTGGACCGGGAACTCCTGGTCGGAGAGGTAGTCGACGGCCCGCTGCGCCTCGGCGTAGGTACCGTAGGAGCCGATCGGCCAGCCCTTCGGCGGCGTCGGCAGGCCACGTCCGGCGGGCCCTCCCGGCTGGTTCGGCGACCCGGGTCCGGGTAGCGGTTGCGACATTCGGCGCCCTCCCTCACATGCGATTCGTAGAACGAAACTACCCTGAAGTACATGTCGGCTGTCTCCAGAGTATTCGTCGCGCGACTGTCCGGCTTGCCCGTCGTCGGCCCGGACGGTGAGTCCGTCGGCCGCGTCCGCGATGCGGTGATCGGCCTGCGCGCCGACCGCAAGGCGCCCCGGGTGCTCGGACTCGCCGTGGAGCTGGCCAACCGCCGCCGGATCTTCGTCCCGATGCTGCGCGTGACCAGCATCGAACCCGCCGCCGTCACCCTCAACACCGGCTCGGTGAGCCTGCGCCGCCTGCACGTGCGCCCCGGCGAGGCGCTTGCCCTGGGCCAGCTCCTCGGCACCAAGGTCCGCATCGAGGAGCCGGGCGAGCCGTACGACGGTGCAGACGCGACGGTCGCCGACGTCGGGATCGAACAGACCCGCACCCGCGACTGGGTGGTGCACCGACTGGCGGTGAAGATCCGCGGGTCGGGATGGAGCCGGCGCGGCGGCGTCCAGGTGGTGGATCTCCCCCACGTCTCCGGCTTCACCACCACCGCGCTCACCGGCGCCGACCACGACATCGCCGAGGCGCTGACCGTCTTCGAGGACATGCGCGCCACCGATGTCGCCCAGGCGCTGCGCGAGCTGCCCGCGCAGCGCCGGCTGTCCATCGCGGCCGCCTTCGACGACGAGCGCCTCGCCGACGTGATCCAGGAGCTCGGTTCCGACGACCAGGCCGAGGTCATCGCGCACCTCTCCAAGGCGCGCGCGGCCGACGTGCTCGAGGCCATGGACCCCGACGACGCCGCCGACCTCCTCGGCGAACTCCCCGCCAAACAGCGTGAGGAGCTGCTCGCGGTGATGGACCCCGAGGACTCGGGCACCGTGCGCCGCCTGCTCACCTTCTCCCCGTACACGGCGGGCGGCATGATGACGCCGGAGCCGATCGTGGTCACCCCGTCGACCACCGTGGCCGAGGCCCTGGCCCGCGTCCGCAACCCCGACATCACGCCGGCGCTGGCCAGCATGGTCTTCGTGGTGCGCCCGCCCACGGCGACCCCCACGGGCCGCTATCTGGGCGCGGTGCACCTGCAGCAGCTGCTGCGCGAGCCGCCGGCCGATCTGGTCGGCGGCATCGTCGACACCGATCTGCCGCGGCTGGGCCCCGACGACCCCCTCGGCGCCGTGACCCGGTACTTCGCGGCGTACAACCTGGTGACCGGACCCGTGATCGACGCGGAGAACCACCTGCTGGGGGCGGTCTCGGTCGACGACGTGCTCGACCACCTGCTGCCGGAGGACTGGCGCGACGAGGATCAGGACGAGGGCACCGTGGAGGTCAGCGGATGAAGGATCGTTCCCGGCTCGACACCCCGCGGCTGAACCGCAGCTTCCACCTCAACCTGGGCGACGACATGATCGGCCAGGGCGCCGAGAGCGTCGCCCGGTTCCTCGGGACCGGCCGCTACCTGGCCATCCAGACCGTGATCGTGCTGGTGTGGATCGCGCTCAACGTGCTGTGGTTCACGTACCACTTCGACCCGTACCCGTTCATCCTGCTCAACCTGGCCTTCTCGACCCAGGCCGCGTACGCCGCACCGCTGATCCTCCTCGCACAGAACCGGCAGGAGAGCCGGGACCGCGTCGCGCTCGACGAGGACCGGATGCGCGCCGCGCAGACCAAGGCCGACACCGAGTTCCTGGCCCGCGAGCTGGCATCGGTGCGCCTGGCCGTCGGTGAGGCGGCGAGCCGCGACTACATGCGCCGCGAGCTCGACGAGGTGCACGAGAAGCTGGACGCGCTCACCGCGCTGCTGCAGTCGATGCAGCACGCGCGCAACGTCGACGAGGAACGCGCCGATGCGTCCGACTGACCCGCGCGAGCTGCTGCATCCCGTCCTGCCGCCGGAGACCTACCGGCAGCTCGGGATCGCGCCCCCGCGGCCGCCGCAGCTGTACGGGACGGGCGGGCCCGTCTCGTCCGCGGGCACGCCCTACCTGACGGGCCGCGCCGTGACCGGCGCCCCGGCGGAACCGCGCGCCGCGGCACCGCCGGACCCGGACGGTCGGGGCGGGGGCGCGGCGACCGCCGGCCCGCCGTACGTTCCCGCGGTGCCCGCGGGACCTCCCCCGGCGAAGGACCGCTCCGTCGCGATCGTCTTGGGCGCGACGGTGCTCATCATCGCGATCATCCTCGGCGCCACCTGGTACATCCTCGCCAACCGCGGCGGCGCGAACGACGAGCAGCAGATCCGCGACGTGATCGCCGCGGAGACCAAGACCCTCAACGACCGCGACCTCGCGGCGCTCATCGGGGTGCGCTGCGCCGCGGACGTCCAGATGCTGCAGACGCAGTTCACCGCGCAGACCTTCGCCGCGGAGGTCGACACGCTGCTCGGCCCCGACGGCCGCTGGAAGGTCACCGTGGGGGACATCAGGATCGACGGTGCCCGGGGCACGGCGGAGGCCGAGGTCACCTCGACGCCGGTCGGCTCGTCGACGGTCGTCTCCAGATCCCTCACGGACACCACCACCCTCCGGAAGGAATCCGGAGGGTGGAAGGTGTGCGTCAGTTCGTCGCGGGTGCGCTGACCGCTCAGTAGCGGTAGTGCTCGGGCTTGTACGGGCCCTCGACGTCGACGCCGATGTACTCGGCCTGATCCTTGGTGAGCTTGGTGAGGGTGCCGCCCAGGGCCTCGACGTGGATCTTCGCGACCTTCTCGTCGAGGTGCTTGGGGAGGCGGTAGACCTCGTTGTCGTACTCGTCGGGCTTGGTCCACAGCTCGACCTGGGCGATGACCTGGTTGCTGAAGCTGTTGGACATCACGAACGACGGGTGGCCGGTCGCGTTGCCCAGGTTGAGCAGGCGGCCCTCGGACAGCACCACGATGGACTTGCCGGTGTCACCGAACGTCCACTGGTCGACCTGCGGCTTGATGTTCAGGCGCACGGCACCCGACTTCTCCAGCGCGGCCATGTCGATCTCGTTGTCGAAGTGGCCGATGTTGCCCAGGATCGCGTGATCCTTCATCGCCTTCATGTGCTCGAGCAGGATGATGTCCTTGTTGCCCGTGGAGGTGATGACGATGTCGGCGTCCCCGATCGCGTCCTCCACGGTCACCACGTCGAAGCCGTCCATGAGCGCCTGCAGCGCGTTGATCGGGTCGATCTCGGTGACCTGGACGCGGGCGCCCTGGCCGGCGAGCGACTCGGCGCAGCCCTTACCCACGTCGCCGTAGCCGCAGATGAGGACCTTCTTGCCGCCGATCAGCACGTCGGTACCGCGGTTGATGCCGTCGATGAGGCTGTGGCGGGTGCCGTACTTGTTGTCGAACTTGCTCTTGGTGACCGAGTCGTTGACGTTGATCGCCGGGAACTTCAGCTCGCCGGCCGCGGCGAACTGGTACAGGCGCAGCACACCGGTGGTGGTCTCCTCGGTGACGCCCTTGACCGACTCCGCGATCGTCGACCACTTGGTCGCGTCCTTGGCCAGCGACTCGCGCAGCAGGGCCAGGAAGACCTGGTACTCCGCGCTGTCCTGGTCCTCATCGGTCGGCGGGACGACCCCGGCCGCCTCGAACTGCGCGCCGCGCAGCACGAGCATGGTGGCGTCGCCGCCGTCGTCGAGGATCATGTTGGCGGGCTCGTTCGGCCAGGTCAGCATCTGCTCGGCCGCCCACCAGTACTCCTCGAGGGTCTCGCCCTTCCAGGCGAAGACGGGCACGCCCTGCGGCGCCTCGACGGTGCCGTTCGGCCCCACCACGACGGCCGCGGCGGCCTCGTCCTGCGTGGAGAAGATGTTGCAGGAGGCCCAGCGCACCTCGGCGCCGAGGTCCACCAGGGTCTCGATGAGCACCGCGGTCTGCACCGTCATGTGCAGCGAACCCGAGATCCGCGCACCCTTGAGCGGCTTGACGTCGGCGTACTCGCGACGCAGCGCCATCAGGCCCGGCATCTCGTGCTCGGCTAGGCGCAGCTGCTTGCGGCCCGCCTCCGCGAGGGAGAGGTCGGCGACCTTGAAGTCGATTCCGTTCGCCGTATCGGCGGTCAGCGTAGAAGTCACGCGCTCCAGGCTATCGCTCCTGGTGCTCGACGGTGCCGCCGCCCGTTGCGGTCGCGTTCCGAACGTCGGCTTTCTCGACGATCCGCGGCCGGATTCCGCCAAGCCCCTGAGAACCCTGATTTCGGACGCGACGGCTCACGAGGACTGCGGCTCTGCCCACTTGCGCGCCTCGATCCTGCCGTGCAATTGGTCGATCTCGGCGAGCAGGTACTCACGAACGGTGCCCGCCGACCGTGTAGAGGTCCCCTGGGGGTCATCGGCGTACTTCGCGTCGCGCGGGACCCATCGCACGAAGCCGTCGTCGGGGTCGACGCCGAAGGAGCAGATCGCCCACGCGGCGAACGGCACGGCGTCGATGCGCGCCGCCCTGAGCGATGCGGCGGCCGGATCGTCGTCGGGAATCGGGATGCCCGCGCCCGCGTACACCGCATCGCGGTTGCGCCGGTGATCGGCATCGGATCGATCCTGCTCGGCGAGCGTCGCCTTCCATCGTTCGCCGCTGATGATCTCGGCGGTGCTGAGGATGTACGGGATGCCGGGCCAGCCGTTCATGAGGAGGAGCAACTCCCGGTGTTCCGGATGCAAGGATCGACCGATCACCCGCTCCACCTCGGCCACCTGCTCCGCGGCCGCGGGCGCACCGGGTGGGACGAACGCCTTGACACGGCCCTCGAGCATCGCGAGGTCGAGTTGGGCGTCGACCAGACGCCGGACAATCTCCTCGAGAGTGGGTTCGGCCTCGCGCAGATCGCGCCCCCACGCCGCGCCGTGGGGCCCGAGAGCCTCCCGGTCCGCCCACGCGGTGAGATCGGCCAGATGGTCCGTGACGTACTCCTCGAACGTCCCGTAGATCCGGTCGCCGTACACCGGGCGAAGTAGGCTCCCCGCCGGATACCCCTGGCTATCGCGGTGGAGCATCATCGTGACGGGGTCGTCCTCGATGCGAACCCAATCCGCATCGGTCGCCCATTCGAGGACGGTGTTGTTCGCCAGGCGGATGGACACCTCGAGCCCGGCCCCGCCGCTCATCGCCTCACTGCTGAGCAGCCGGCCGGAGATGCCGCCCCACCCGTTCCATCCGTTCGCGACCGTCAGGAACTCGCGGTACTGCGCGGGGATGCGGTGCCCCAGTCGCTCCTCTGCGGCGAGCAACTGCGCCTCGGTGGCACCGAGGTTCGGCTGCGACATCTCGTACAGGTCGGGATCCGCCCGGATGAGCCGCTCCTTCTGAGCGAGGATCTCATCGATCAGCTCCCGCCAGCGTGCTACCCCCACGTCGGTGTTCACGATTCTGAATATAACTCAGCCGTGTCCGAGATGGACAGAATCCGAGAGCGCAGTCCGGCCGCACCTGACGCCTCGCGCCTCGACCGTCTCGCGGACTCCGATCAGTCGGCGAGCGACTCGATCTTCTCGCCGCGCGCGCGTCGCCCGAGGACCGAGTGGTTCATCGAGTAGAGGAAGTACACGATCACGCCGAGCGCCATCCAGCAGACGAAGCGGAACCAGGTCTCCAGCGAGAGGTTCAGCATCAGCCAGCCGCACGCGATGACCGACAGGATCGGCACCAGCGGAACGAGCGGAGCGGTGAAGCCGCGCTTGAGGTCGGGCCGCTGCTTGCGCAGCACGATCACGCCGACGGACACCAGGACGAAGGCGAACAGGGTGCCGATGTTGATCAGCGAGGCCAGCTCGCTCAGCGGGACGAGGCCGGCGAAGATCGCGACGACGACGCCGACGCCCACCGAGATCCGCACGGGGACGCCGCGATCGGAGGTCTTGGCGAGCTTGCGGGGCAGCAGGCCGTCCCGCGCCATGGCGAACAGCACCCGGTTCTGGCCCATGAGCAGCACCATCACCACCGTGGTGAGGCCGGCGAGCGCA from Tsukamurella paurometabola includes the following:
- a CDS encoding general stress protein → MSQPLPGPGSPNQPGGPAGRGLPTPPKGWPIGSYGTYAEAQRAVDYLSDQEFPVQNVTIVGVDLMQVERITGRLTWGRVLSAGAASGAWLGLFLGLLVGLFVGGGEELPATVIAGVIGGIVFGLISAAVPYWASRGTRDFSSTMQLVAGRYDVLCDPQVAERARDMLARLNIQ
- a CDS encoding magnesium transporter MgtE N-terminal domain-containing protein, with protein sequence MSAVSRVFVARLSGLPVVGPDGESVGRVRDAVIGLRADRKAPRVLGLAVELANRRRIFVPMLRVTSIEPAAVTLNTGSVSLRRLHVRPGEALALGQLLGTKVRIEEPGEPYDGADATVADVGIEQTRTRDWVVHRLAVKIRGSGWSRRGGVQVVDLPHVSGFTTTALTGADHDIAEALTVFEDMRATDVAQALRELPAQRRLSIAAAFDDERLADVIQELGSDDQAEVIAHLSKARAADVLEAMDPDDAADLLGELPAKQREELLAVMDPEDSGTVRRLLTFSPYTAGGMMTPEPIVVTPSTTVAEALARVRNPDITPALASMVFVVRPPTATPTGRYLGAVHLQQLLREPPADLVGGIVDTDLPRLGPDDPLGAVTRYFAAYNLVTGPVIDAENHLLGAVSVDDVLDHLLPEDWRDEDQDEGTVEVSG
- a CDS encoding DUF1003 domain-containing protein, with the protein product MKDRSRLDTPRLNRSFHLNLGDDMIGQGAESVARFLGTGRYLAIQTVIVLVWIALNVLWFTYHFDPYPFILLNLAFSTQAAYAAPLILLAQNRQESRDRVALDEDRMRAAQTKADTEFLARELASVRLAVGEAASRDYMRRELDEVHEKLDALTALLQSMQHARNVDEERADASD
- a CDS encoding nuclear transport factor 2 family protein; protein product: MRPTDPRELLHPVLPPETYRQLGIAPPRPPQLYGTGGPVSSAGTPYLTGRAVTGAPAEPRAAAPPDPDGRGGGAATAGPPYVPAVPAGPPPAKDRSVAIVLGATVLIIAIILGATWYILANRGGANDEQQIRDVIAAETKTLNDRDLAALIGVRCAADVQMLQTQFTAQTFAAEVDTLLGPDGRWKVTVGDIRIDGARGTAEAEVTSTPVGSSTVVSRSLTDTTTLRKESGGWKVCVSSSRVR
- the ahcY gene encoding adenosylhomocysteinase; its protein translation is MTSTLTADTANGIDFKVADLSLAEAGRKQLRLAEHEMPGLMALRREYADVKPLKGARISGSLHMTVQTAVLIETLVDLGAEVRWASCNIFSTQDEAAAAVVVGPNGTVEAPQGVPVFAWKGETLEEYWWAAEQMLTWPNEPANMILDDGGDATMLVLRGAQFEAAGVVPPTDEDQDSAEYQVFLALLRESLAKDATKWSTIAESVKGVTEETTTGVLRLYQFAAAGELKFPAINVNDSVTKSKFDNKYGTRHSLIDGINRGTDVLIGGKKVLICGYGDVGKGCAESLAGQGARVQVTEIDPINALQALMDGFDVVTVEDAIGDADIVITSTGNKDIILLEHMKAMKDHAILGNIGHFDNEIDMAALEKSGAVRLNIKPQVDQWTFGDTGKSIVVLSEGRLLNLGNATGHPSFVMSNSFSNQVIAQVELWTKPDEYDNEVYRLPKHLDEKVAKIHVEALGGTLTKLTKDQAEYIGVDVEGPYKPEHYRY
- a CDS encoding SMI1/KNR4 family protein, encoding MNTDVGVARWRELIDEILAQKERLIRADPDLYEMSQPNLGATEAQLLAAEERLGHRIPAQYREFLTVANGWNGWGGISGRLLSSEAMSGGAGLEVSIRLANNTVLEWATDADWVRIEDDPVTMMLHRDSQGYPAGSLLRPVYGDRIYGTFEEYVTDHLADLTAWADREALGPHGAAWGRDLREAEPTLEEIVRRLVDAQLDLAMLEGRVKAFVPPGAPAAAEQVAEVERVIGRSLHPEHRELLLLMNGWPGIPYILSTAEIISGERWKATLAEQDRSDADHRRNRDAVYAGAGIPIPDDDPAAASLRAARIDAVPFAAWAICSFGVDPDDGFVRWVPRDAKYADDPQGTSTRSAGTVREYLLAEIDQLHGRIEARKWAEPQSS